Proteins encoded within one genomic window of Panicum virgatum strain AP13 chromosome 1N, P.virgatum_v5, whole genome shotgun sequence:
- the LOC120654694 gene encoding thiosulfate sulfurtransferase 18-like, with amino-acid sequence MASTATSSSDKEQALPTIDADQAHALLSSGHGYVDVRMQEDFDKGHSPGARNVPYYLSVTPQGKEKNPRFVEEVAALFGKDDVFIVGCNTGNRSRFATADLLNAGFKNARNLQGGYRSFLQSANQQPAQEP; translated from the exons ATGGCATCAACTGCGACCAGCAGCAG TGACAAGGAGCAGGCCCTCCCTACCATCGACGCTGACCAAGCGCACGCTCTCTTGAGCTCTGGCCATGGCTATGTTGATGTCAG AATGCAGGAGGACTTTGACAAGGGCCACTCACCCGGTGCTCGCAATGTTCCATACTACCTGTCGGTCACGCCACAAG GGAAGGAGAAGAATCCTCGCTTTGTAGAGGAAGTGGCTGCACTCTTTGGGAAGGACGATGTCTTCATTGTG GGATGCAACACGGGGAACAGATCCAGGTTTGCAACTGCAGATCTTCTAAATGCG GGGTTCAAGAACGCGAGGAACCTGCAAGGTGGCTATCGCTCCTTTCTCCAGAGTGCAAATCAGCAGCCAGCTCAAGAGCCGTAG